GTCCGACGCCGCGAGCACCTTGACGAACCCGTCGTCGGCTTCGAGGATCAGTCCGAGCGGCGCGGCGTCGTAGCCCACGCGCGCCGACTCGTACTCCCGACCCTCCTCCTCGAGTTCCGCCTCCGTTCGGCCGACGCTCGCGACCTGCGGCGAGGTGAAGATCGCGTGAGGCATCGCCTCGTAGTCGACAGCCCGATTGACCGTGTCGAGCACGTTCGTCGTCACGATCCGAGCCTCGTAGTCGGCCGCGTGTTTGTACGGCTCGTCGCCGACGACGTCGCCGAGCGCCCAGATCCAGTCGACGCCGGTCTCGAGGAACTCGTCGGTCTCGACGTAGCCCGTATCGTCCGTCTCGACTCCGACGTTCTCGAGGTCGAGCGTATCGGTGTTCGGTCGCCGACCGGCCGCGACCAGCAGTTCGTCGGCCGCGAGGTCGACGGAATCGTCGCCGTCGGTCGCCTCGGCGGTGACGGTAACGCGCTCGCCGTCCTCGCCGACCTCGGCGGCCTCGTAGCCGGTGTACAGTTCGCAGTAGCGCTCGAGACCGTCGGTTACCGCGGCGCTGACGTCGTCGTCCTCGCGCGGAACGAGCCGGTCGCTCCGGCCGACGATCGAGACGTCCGTCCCGAGCGCGCCGAAGAAGTAGCCCAGTTCGGCCGCGATGTAGCCGCCGCCGACGACGACCAGTTCGTCCGGCCGCTCGTCGAGAAAGAGCGCGTCGTCGCTGGTGAGGAAGTCGACGGCCTCGAGGCCGTCGATCGGCGGCGCCGTCGGCCGGCCGCCGACCGCGATGACGACGGTGTCAGCTTTGATCTGTCGCGAATCGCCGTTCTCGAGATCGATCTCGAGTTCGTGGTCGCCGACGAACCGTCCCTCGCCGCGGAAGAGGGCGACGTGCTCGTCGTCCTCGAGCGATTCCTCCTGCCGGTCGGCCTTCCCGTAGACCGTCTCGCGGATCGACGACGTGATCTCGGCGTAGGAGATTCCCTCGAGGTCGGCCTCGACGCCGAACTCCTCCGCGCGGCGGATCTCGTCGACGACGTCGGCCCGGTGGATGAGCGCCTTCGAGGGAACGCAGCCCCTGGTGATACAGGCGCCGCCGAGCGGTCCGGGTTCGATCACGGCGGCCTCGAGTCCCTCGTCGGCCGCCGCGGTGGCTACTTGACTCCCCGATCCGCCGCCGATCACGACGATATCGAACTCGTCCATACCATCTATACGACGGCGAATACGATCGTAAAACGGCGGGGTGCGTGTGAAACGACGTGCGAACGGCGAATCGGGCAGCGACGGTGTCCGGATCCAAACTCAGCTACGACTCGGCGGGACGAGACGACACGAACGACCGTCTGCCACCGAAATCGCGTGCATTAGACGCTTCGGTGCTGGCTCTGTCTTTCGGCCGCCTGCTCGAGAAAAAGTATCCGACGCTGTCTCCCGGCCCGGTCTGTTAATCGTCTGCGATCGGGTGCTCGTCACGCGTGTGGGGAGGAGACGAGGTGTACTCGTTCCCGCGATACGTGCGGGAGTAGTCGTTCCCGTGAACTCGTACTGTCGTTGCTCCGGGCACGGGTGGAGTCTGTCGCGAGCGCTGGACGGTACGAGCGAGTTTCCAGAGCGGACGGATCTTACAGAGTGCGAATCCGACGACGATGAGCGCGAAGCCGAGTACCATCGTACTCGTAATCGGTTCTCCGAGGACGGCCATACCGAACACTGCGGCGACGATCGGCGTTGCGTAGCTGATGAGGTTCGAATTGGTCGCCCCAATACGGTCGAGCAACGTGAAGTAGAGCAGGAAGCCGCCGACGGTGCAGACGATCCCCAGGTAGAGTATTGCGGCGAGGGCGGATGCAGTCCAGTCTACGTGAGAGACGGATTCCAGCGGGTGGAGGTGACTGGTTGCGTGGAGGGTCGCTGCGCCGACCAGCATCGACCAGGCTTGCAGTGAGACGAGCGGAAGGGTTCTGGATAACCGTTGCGTGAGCACGGATCCGAGCGCGAACGCGACGGCCGCTGCGAGCAGGAGCACGACACCGATCAGTCGGCCGCCGAAGGATCCCCCGGCGGTGGCGATGGCGATAACACCGGCGAACCCGACGAGTAAGCCGAGAACGTCCATTGCTCGGACGCGTTCCGCCGGAAGGAGTTTGAGCGCGAGTGCAGGGGTAACGATCGGCGTAAAGCTCAGCACGATCGCTGCGACACCACTGGTCACGTAGCTTTGCCCGAGAAACAGGAGTGCGAAGTGCACACCGATAAGCAGGATTCCTGTCGTCAGGACGAGTCCGACGTCTTCGCGTGTCCGTGGGAGCCACTGCGCGCGGCTTGCGACGACCAGTCCGAAGAAGACGAGTGCAGCGATATCGAAGCGGAGCGCTCCAAAGAGAAGTGGTGGAAGTGAGTATAGCCCAATTTCGATTGCAGTGAATCCTGATCCCCACACGACAGCGAGCACACCGAACAACGTCATATTCTGCACCTTTGTCATGTCTTCGAACCTCGCGCCTACCGCAGGAAAGGCGACATAGTGGATAGCAGGATCTAAAATAAACGACTTTCGGGAACCGTGATATCACGAATCACCCGAACGGATACCGTTCGACCCGTTCTCAGAGGAGGAACGCGGCGTACTGCAGTCGCGCCTCGTATTTGTTACGACTCTGCCATCACCGCTGGTAGCTGCTAGAGATACCAGCGTTGGGTTCGCACTCTCTACGCAACAGTCGTTTCAGACGAAACCACAGCTACAGAATTGGAGTTCGACGGGGTTGCAGCGACCGGTTCGGGAGTCGTTACAGCCAGTCGTCGCCGGTGTCGTCAGACTGGCCGTCGGTGTAGGTGTCGACGGCTTCGGCGAGGTTCGCGATCGCTTCCTCCTCGGTGGGACCTTGACTCGAGACACCCGTCACCTCGTCGTCGGCGATGTACAACCCGCTCTCGACGCGGACGGTGACGTCGGCGTCCTCGAGGGCGGGGTACTCGCTGACGTCGATCTCCGGATCGGTGGTCATACCGTACCGTTGTTGGCGGGCGGGTGAAATACGCTCCGACACCGCGATACCACAATTCGCGACGAAAGCGCCCGGAGTATGTGTTACGTAGAGAGTGCAAACCTAACGCGGTTCCTTCTATCAGCTACCGGTGACTTTGGTAGCGACGTGCCGACTACATAGCGCGAATTCGGCACGAGTCGGCGGTCAATTCGAACGATGGGCCCTTACTCGGCCGGTTCGTCCGCGACGGTCGATTCGTCGACGCCGGCCTTCCGGCGCAGCCACTCGAGGCCGAGCGCACCGCCGAGGAGTCCGGCACCGGTCGTGAAGCCGGACGTGCCGTCGTCCCCGTCCGGTTCGGTCGCGCCGTCGTCCGCTCCGGCGTCGTCGGGTTCGTTCGATCCGTCGTCGGTGTCGTCTCCGTTCCCGCCGACACCGTCGTCCTCGTCGCTCTCGCCATCGTTGCCGATACCGGAATCGTCATTCCCGTCACCGATCTCGGAATCGTCGCTCCCGTCGCCGGCATCGGAATCGCCGTTATCGTCTTCGTCCTCGCAGCAGGGGTCATCTTCGGCGTCGTCGTCCTGGGGCGATTCGTCGTCGTCCGGATCGTCCTCGTCGTCCGGATCGCTCTCGTCCGGTTCTTCATCGGAGGCGCGGAACGCGACGAGTTCGGAATGAATCTCGGCGTAGACCGTGTTCTCGTCGACGGCGACGATCTCATCGATCCAATCGACTTTCAGATCCCACTTTATCGACCCGTCTTCCAGGTCGAATCCGAGAATTGCAGGGTCGGGATACTCCGACTCCTGCCAGTCTTCTTGCAGCCAGTGGTAGACCACCAGCGTCTTCCCGACTACGAGTGGGACGTTCCAATGAAGTCCATTGGAGGTGATGGTCCAGTTCTCCCCGGAGTCGTACGAGTGTGCGCTGATCTCGCCGGGGAATGCAGTGATTCGAACGTCGGACGTTCCGGCCACCGTCCGCTCCGAATCTCCCAGGTGCTCACCTGTGTCAGGATCGAGCAGGGGTCCGGTCTCTCTCCCACCCGACAGGTACGGCGCGTAGACGAACTCGTCAGTCACGATGGGCACGGCGGATCCGGGAACGTTGTCCTCGAACACGATTCCCCACTCGCGGTCGCCCGTCGCCGCATCGAGTGCAGCGATCCCACCGCTGTATGTGAAGGTGTCCGGATCGGTGTTGCTGAACTCGGCGCCGTCAGTTATGGCGTA
This DNA window, taken from Natronococcus sp. CG52, encodes the following:
- a CDS encoding dihydrolipoyl dehydrogenase, translated to MDEFDIVVIGGGSGSQVATAAADEGLEAAVIEPGPLGGACITRGCVPSKALIHRADVVDEIRRAEEFGVEADLEGISYAEITSSIRETVYGKADRQEESLEDDEHVALFRGEGRFVGDHELEIDLENGDSRQIKADTVVIAVGGRPTAPPIDGLEAVDFLTSDDALFLDERPDELVVVGGGYIAAELGYFFGALGTDVSIVGRSDRLVPREDDDVSAAVTDGLERYCELYTGYEAAEVGEDGERVTVTAEATDGDDSVDLAADELLVAAGRRPNTDTLDLENVGVETDDTGYVETDEFLETGVDWIWALGDVVGDEPYKHAADYEARIVTTNVLDTVNRAVDYEAMPHAIFTSPQVASVGRTEAELEEEGREYESARVGYDAAPLGLILEADDGFVKVLAASDGEILGCHIVGPQASTLIQEVVVVMDGGGTVDDVANPVHVHPALSEVVYAAFDELSSSPYSTAPDWRDASDE
- a CDS encoding PQQ-binding-like beta-propeller repeat protein, with amino-acid sequence MATWRRRSVLASCAALSTTGALASINSTAAKSTGSGETTSSSVTVGDPEGWSSDRGNAANSRYLPLEDEFPEPDTEAWRYDFSEAGRVAKGRVAVVDGRVYVQTDTELLALDADDGELEWETEISSEGRPTVADDTVYVGSQGYVAALDAADGSVRWERELDTDDQILSPTATYGSICVVAAGALYALNAEDGSVQWDRDEIEVRPDNEEAGDPVSTSFAGETIAAVNGSVYAITDGAEFSNTDPDTFTYSGGIAALDAATGDREWGIVFEDNVPGSAVPIVTDEFVYAPYLSGGRETGPLLDPDTGEHLGDSERTVAGTSDVRITAFPGEISAHSYDSGENWTITSNGLHWNVPLVVGKTLVVYHWLQEDWQESEYPDPAILGFDLEDGSIKWDLKVDWIDEIVAVDENTVYAEIHSELVAFRASDEEPDESDPDDEDDPDDDESPQDDDAEDDPCCEDEDDNGDSDAGDGSDDSEIGDGNDDSGIGNDGESDEDDGVGGNGDDTDDGSNEPDDAGADDGATEPDGDDGTSGFTTGAGLLGGALGLEWLRRKAGVDESTVADEPAE
- a CDS encoding DMT family transporter produces the protein MTKVQNMTLFGVLAVVWGSGFTAIEIGLYSLPPLLFGALRFDIAALVFFGLVVASRAQWLPRTREDVGLVLTTGILLIGVHFALLFLGQSYVTSGVAAIVLSFTPIVTPALALKLLPAERVRAMDVLGLLVGFAGVIAIATAGGSFGGRLIGVVLLLAAAVAFALGSVLTQRLSRTLPLVSLQAWSMLVGAATLHATSHLHPLESVSHVDWTASALAAILYLGIVCTVGGFLLYFTLLDRIGATNSNLISYATPIVAAVFGMAVLGEPITSTMVLGFALIVVGFALCKIRPLWKLARTVQRSRQTPPVPGATTVRVHGNDYSRTYRGNEYTSSPPHTRDEHPIADD
- a CDS encoding type II toxin-antitoxin system HicB family antitoxin, which gives rise to MTTDPEIDVSEYPALEDADVTVRVESGLYIADDEVTGVSSQGPTEEEAIANLAEAVDTYTDGQSDDTGDDWL